One Aegilops tauschii subsp. strangulata cultivar AL8/78 chromosome 7, Aet v6.0, whole genome shotgun sequence genomic window carries:
- the LOC109752504 gene encoding uncharacterized protein produces the protein MVRQVEHILNFKGSIKGRRVINRDRVYEAKLLHMDYFAPNPTFPDDPWFRRRFCMWKSLFLRIVDEVEAQDDYFKLTRDFCGQLSFFAKRKCTIALRMLALGTATDAIGHREVVAIGEARGFPGMLRSIDCMHWKWKNCPKGFGGMYQGHTREATIILEAVASHDLRIWHAFFGISGSHNDINVLQRSPVFRRLCSGESPPCNYTVNVLEYNMGYYLADGIYPQWAAFVKTVSEPHGNKRSHFATMQEAARKAVERAFGVLQARWRIMRSTAMMWESETLWQLMTCCVILHNIIEDEGDGVAQTHDFEAPGEQVEIPEDQDAAQLMNFLQMHLNLRDHQVHMQLLNDLVEHMWTHNGNQGANA, from the exons ATGGTGCGGCAAGTGGAGCATATTCTCAACTTCAAGGGCTCAATCAAAGGGAGAAGAGTGATCAACCGGGATAGGGTGTACGAAGCAAAACTACTGCATATGGACTACTTTGCTCCCAATCCTACTTTCCCTGATGATCCATGGTTTCGTCGCCGTTTTTGCATGTGGAAATCATTATTTTTACGCATTGTGGATGAAGTGGAGGCACAAGACGACTACTTCAAGCTCACAAGGGATTTCTGTGGACAACTCTCTTTCTTTGCCAAGCGGAAGTGCACGATTGCTCTGAGGATGCTTGCACTTGGTACTGCTACCGATGCCATTG GACACAGAGAAGTTGTGGCTATTGGAGAGGCAAGGGGGTTTCCAGGAATGCTTAGATcaattgattgcatgcattggaaatggaagaactgcCCCAAAGGTTTTGGAGGAATGTATCAAGGTCACACAAGAGAGGCCACCATCATACTAGAGGCGGTGGCATCACATGACTTACGcatttggcatgctttctttggaATATCGGggtctcacaatgacatcaacgtgcttcAACGATCTCCGGTGTTCAGGAGGCTTTGCAGTGGGGAATCACCGCCATGCAACTACACTGTCAACGTCCTAGAGTACAACATGGGATACTATCTTGCCGATGGTATCTATCCGCAGTGGGCGGCGTTCGTGAAGACTGTATCTGAACCACATGGCAATAAACGGAGCCACTTTGCAACAATGCAGGAAGCGGCTAGGAAGGCTGTGGAGAGGGCATTTGGTGTGCTTCAAGCTCGTTGGAGAATTATGCGGAGCACTGCAATGATGTGGGAGTCAGAAACTTTGTGGCAGCTGATGACATGTTGTGTTATTCTGCACAATATTATCGAGGATGAGGGTGATGGTGTAGCCCAAACCCATGATTTTGAAGCACCTGGAGAACAGGTTGAAATTCCGGAAGATCAAGATGCGGCTCAGCTTATGAACTTTCTGCAGATGCATCTGAATCTTCGAGATCATCAGGTGCACATGCAGCTACTCAATGATCTTGTGGAGCACATGTGGACCCACAATGGCAACCAAGGAGCTAATGCTTGA